DNA sequence from the bacterium genome:
GCCGACCCGGCGCGCGCCCGCGCCGTCGCCGCCGGCACGGCGCCGGGCGACCGCGTGCACCCCGAGGTGGTGGCGACGATGCGCGAGATCGGCATCGACCTCTCCGCCGCGCGGCCCCGCCGCCTCACCGATGCCCTGGCCGCCGACGCGCAGCTCCTGATCACCATGGGCTGCGGCGAGGCCTGCCCGCTCGTCCCCGGCCTGCGGCGAGACGACTGGGCCCTGGCCGATCCGAAGGGGCGATCCGCCGACGAGGTGCGGGCCATCCGCGACGACATCCGCGCCCGCGTGTCGCGCCTGGTGGCCGAGCAGGGCTGGCAGCGGGCGACCGCCTGATCCTCACGGGCCCGTCACGAGCGGCACGCGACGGAGGCGCCCCTTGCGGCCCGCCCGTGCCGACGGGACACGAACGATCGGCGGCTCCAGCCTAGTCTGGCTAGCGGACGCGGAGGATGAGAATCGCCCCGGCGATGCTGAGGACGGCGGCGTACAGGAGCCCGGCGGCGACGGAGACGTGCGCCCAGAGCGCGCCGACGATGATGCTGGAGAACAGATCGCCGACGCCGTTGACGCTGCCCAGCACGCCGTAGCCCAGGCCGCGGATCTCGGCCGGCAGGAGCTCGGCGGCGATCGCCCCTTCGAGCGCGTCCTCGACGGCCATGAAGACGCCGGCGGCGGCGAAGAGCAGCGACAGGTAGGCGAGATCGCTGCTGTCGCGCATGAATCCGACGAAGGTGAGCGCGGCCAGCAGATACCCCGCCGCCAGCAGCGCACGCCGTCCCACCCGATCGCCGAGCACGCCGACGGGGAAGGCGGCGGCGGCGTAGAGCGCATTGCGCAGCGCGTAGAGCAGGGCCGCCACCTGCGCCGCGTGCGCCATGCCGTGGGTCTCCCCGAGGATGTCGGTGGCGCGCAGGATGAGCAGCGTCGGCGCGAAGTCCGCCAACCCGAAGACGAACACGCCGACCAGGAAGCGGCGGAAACCGATCGGCAGGGCGCGCAGGCTACTCCAGAATCCGAGGTTGTGATTCGGCGCCCGCCGGCGCTCCCGCACCATGACGGCGAAGGCGAGCGCCGAGCCGAGGCCGGGAATCAGCGTCAGCAGGAACACCACCCGGAACGGCATCGCCGCATCGGTGAAGCGGCCGTGCAGCAGGCCGATGGCCACGACGCCGAGGAGCGGTCCGACGACGGCGCCGATGGTATCGCCGGCGCGATGGAAGCCGAACGCCTTGCCGACGTCGGCGGGGGCGACGGATTCGACCAGCATCGCGTCGCGCAGCGAGCCGCGGACGCCGCGGCCGAACCAGGCCAGGACGCGCCCGACCAGGACCAGCGGCCAGCCGGCCGCCAGCGCGAACAGCGCCTTCGCCGCGCCGGTCAACGCGTACCCGCCGACGGTGATCGCCTTGCGGTGGCCGATGCGATCGCTCCACCACCCGCTGCCCAGCTTGGCGAAGCTCGCCACCGCGTCCGAGACGCCCTCGATCGCGCCCAGCGCGGCGGCCGAGACGCCGAGCGTCGCGAGGAACGCGGGCAGCACGGCGGTGGCCATTTCGTGGCCGGCATCGCTGAGCAGACTGGTCAGCCCCATCCCCACGACGTTGCGGTTGAGCCAGGAGCGCCGGCCGCTGCCGTCGTCGTGTCCCGCCGACCGCACGGCGGCCCGCACGCGCGCATCGGCGTCATCGGCGGCGATCGCCAGCAACGCCGAATGGTCGCCATCCCCGTTGCGCTCCAGGCCGCGCACCGCTTGGTAGCGCACGGCCGCGTCGGGATCGCGCAGCAGCGGCTCGCAACGGGCGGCAAACGCCGCCGGCGCGCCGGCGCTCGCCACGGCGACGAGGCGGCGCCGGGCGCGGCTGCCGAGGGGCACCTCCGCGCCATTCGCGGTCCGCACCCGGCCGGTGATTGCCGCCTCGAGCACGGTCGGAGCGACGCGCGGCAACAACGTCCGCAGCGCGTCCTCGCACTCGCTCTGCGTCGGCACGTCCGGCGCGTCCAGTCCGCGCAGCAGCGGCGCGATCCCCGCCGCGTCGCCCGCCACGGCGACCAACGCCAGGGCCGCCGCCGATGCCACGGCCGGGTCATCGTCGCCCGCCGCCATCCGCAGCTCCGGGACGGCATCGACCGCGGCGAGCTCGCCCAGCAGGCCCGCGGCCTGCGCCCGCCGGATGCGGCTGCCGGGGGGCTCCAGGCCGCGCACCTGCCGCGGCGTCACCAGCGCGGCGCGCAGCGCCGGGATGGCGCGGCCGCCGAACCGCCGCAGCGCGGCGGCGGCGGGCTCGCGCTTGGCGTCGTCCTCCAGGCACGCGATCAGCGGCTCGATCGCCGCCTCGTCGCCCAAGCGCGACAGCGCCTCGCCGGCGCCGATGAGATGGGAGCGAGCGAGCGCATCCCGCAGGACGGCGCGCGCCGGCCCATCGTCGAAGCGCGCCAACTGCCGCGCCGCGGCGTTGCGCACGGTTTCCTCCGCCTGCCGGAGCACCGGATCGGCGATCGCGGCGTGATCGCGCGCCACCGCGCCGACGAGGGCCGCCCGCGCCGACGCGCCGCCGAAGGCCCCCAGACACTCGGCCGCCGCCACGCGGGGCTGCGGAATCACCGACGGCGGCCCGGCGAGCAACGCCGCCAGCGCCGGGATCGTCACCGGCCCGGCGGCCAGGATCTCGCCCTGGATGCGAACCAGCGCGTGCAGGTCAGCGAGCTGCGCGACCAGCGCCCTGGCGCGCGCGCCAGTGGCGTCGTCGACCTGGGGCTCGCCGCCGAGGACGTCCACCATCGCGCGCCGCTCGCGGCGGGCTCACCCAGCGCGCCGGCCAGCGCCGGCGAAGCGGGCGCGCGCCCCCAGCTCGGCCTCGATGCGCATCAGCCGGTTGTACTTGGCGGTCCGCTCGCTGCGGCAGGGAGCCCCGGTCTTGATCTGCCCCGCGCCGCACGCCACCGCGAAGTCGGCGAGGAACGCGTCCTCGGTTTCGCCGGAGCGATGCGAGACGAGTTGGCGATAGCCCGCGGCGCGCGCCGTGGCGACCGCCTCGAAGGTCTCCGTCACCGTCCCGATCTGGTTCAGCTTGATGAGCACCGAGTTGGCCACGCGCTCGGCGATGCCGCGGCGAATGATCGCCGGGTTGGTGACGAAGATGTCGTCGCCGACGAGCTGCAGGCGGCCGCCGAGCTCGGCGGTGAGCACCTGCCATCCCGCCCAGTCGTCTTCGCCGAGGCCGTCCTCGAGGAGGATGATCGGGAACGCGTCGGCGAGCTCGCGGTAGCGCTGCACCATCGCGGCGGCATCCTCCGCCGCTCCGCCGGTGCGCTCCAGGACATAGCGTTCGGACTCGCAGAATTCGCTCGCCGCCGCGTCGACGGCGATGGCGATGTCCTCGCCCGGCCGGTAGCGCGCGGCCTCGATCGCCTCGACCAGGATGGTCAGCGCCTCCTCGTGCGACCGACAGGCCGGGGCGAAGCCGCCCTCGTCGCCGACCGCGACGCCGAGCTGCCGGCGCAACAGGATGGCGCGCAAGGCCTGATAGGTCTCCGCCGCCATCCGCATGGCTTCGGCGAAGCTCGGCGCGCCGTGCGGCACGATCATGAGCTCCTGGAAGTCGAGCCCGTTCACGGCGTGGCGGCCGCCGTTGATCACGTTGAGCATGGGGACCGGCAGCAGCGTCGCCTCGGCGCCGCCGAGGTGCTGGTACAGCGGTCGGCCGAGGGCCGCGGCGGCGGCGCGCGCCGCCGCCATCGACACGCCGAGGATCGCGTTGGCGCCCAGCCGGCCCTTGTTCGGCGTGCCGTCGAGATCGCAGAGATGGCGATCGAGATCGCTCTGCAGGCTGGCGTCGCGACCGCGCAGCGCCGGCGCGATCACCTCGACGACGTTGCGCACCGCCCGCTGCACGCCTTTGCCGGCGAAGCGGCCGGGATCGCCGTCGCGCAGCTCGACGGCCTCCAGGCGGCCGGTGGAGGCCCCCGACGGAACGGCGGCGCGGCCGCGCGCCCCACCGGCCAGGATCGCCTCGACCTCGATCGTGGGATGGCCCCGCGAGTCGAGAATCTCCCATGCCTGCAGGCCTTCGATAGCCAACGCTGCCATGCTCATCCTCCATCGCTCGCGGCGGCCACGGCCGCCGCGGCATCGCGCGCGGGCGCCGGCGGGCCACCGCCGACGAGCGGCTCCGCCTGCTGTCGCAACGCATCCAACCGCGCCACTTCGGCGCGCACCGCGTGCTCCCCCTCCGCCTGCCGCGCCCGCGCCCGCTGCAAGGCGCGTTCGGCCGAGGTCGAGACCTGCTGCAGGTAGCCGCGGATCTCCGCCTCGAGGCGCCGACGGCTCTCGACCACGCGATCGTCGAAGTCGTTCGCCACCCGCGCCGCGTTCGCCGCCAGCAGGCGTCCCAGATACCCGCGCGCTTCCTCGGCGAGCGCGCGCCGCGCCGCCGCCGGCGAGCGCAGGGCGTCGCGCAGCCACTGCTCGATCGGGCGCGCGGAGTAGCGCATGAGATGGGATTGGAAGAACCGGCGCGCCGTGCGGAAGCCGAGGTCGGGGCTGACCGTCCTGGGCAGCCCGGCCAGCGCCTCGTCGGATGCCGCCAGGCGCGCGAGCAACCCATTCGCCAGGTCGGTGAAGCGCTGCGCCGCCTGCGTGTAGAGCGCCTCGGCGGCGGGCTCGCAATCGACCAACCAGGCTTTGATGACCCGCTCGGCGATGTCCCGCGCCGCCTCGAACGCGCGCTCGCGCATCGCGCCGCGGCGGCCCGTGAGCCCGTCGATCACCTGATCGAGCTCGCGCTCGGCCGCCGGCGCCGCCGTCGCCAGGAAGGCGGCGCTGCGCTCGCCGAACGCCTGGCTCAGTCGATGCTGTTCGGCGCTGAACAGATAGCCGAGATCGTTGAGCGCCTGGGTCGCGTCGGCGACGCAGCCGCGCAGGGCCGCGGCCCGGCGCTCGGACTCCTCCACCGGCCGCGTCAGGGCGTCGCGCTGCTCGGCGAGCTCGCGCAGGAGCCGCTCGCTCAGCCGCGCGCGACCGCGCGCGGCGGCCGCGCGCACGAAGTCCGCGCCGGCGGAATCGGCGAGGCCGCGCAGCGTCCGCTCGAAGGCTTCCCAGTCGCGGGTCGGGCCGCGTTCGAGCCGCTCCAGCGCGCTCACGTTGAAGACGGCGGCGACCGCGACGCCGAGACGCTCCTTCAGCACCCGACGCGCGAACGTCGCCGCCTCCTGCCGTTCCGCGTCGCTCGAGCGATCGGCCTTGTTGATCACGAACAGCAAGGTCGACACGTGTTCGGCGGCGTGGGCGACCAGCCCCAGCTCCTCGCCCGAGATCGGCGGATCGGCGCCGAGCACCACCAGCGCGGCGTCGATCTGCGGGACGAACTGCCTGGTCACGTCCGTGTTGGCGCCGATCACCGAGCCGATGCCCGGCGTATCCACCAGACACATGCCGCCGGCGAGCAGCGGGCTCGGCACGAACACCTCGACCAAGGTCACCCGTTTGCGATTCGCCGGGTTCTGCTCCTCGGAGACGTAGGCGGCCAGTCCGCCGACATCGATCTCCTCCCAGGTCGCATCGATCCGCACCCGCGCCCGCGTCGCCGGACCCCAGCGCAGGATGGTCACCGCCGTGGTGATCGGCACCACCCCGGCGGGGAGCAGCCGCTCTCCGACCAGGGCGTTCAGCAGCGTCGACTTGCCGCGTTTGAACTGGCC
Encoded proteins:
- a CDS encoding dynamin family protein, whose amino-acid sequence is MTQGDELALLARLAAAADAPELVADATALAERLAEGRFYVACVGQFKRGKSTLLNALVGERLLPAGVVPITTAVTILRWGPATRARVRIDATWEEIDVGGLAAYVSEEQNPANRKRVTLVEVFVPSPLLAGGMCLVDTPGIGSVIGANTDVTRQFVPQIDAALVVLGADPPISGEELGLVAHAAEHVSTLLFVINKADRSSDAERQEAATFARRVLKERLGVAVAAVFNVSALERLERGPTRDWEAFERTLRGLADSAGADFVRAAAARGRARLSERLLRELAEQRDALTRPVEESERRAAALRGCVADATQALNDLGYLFSAEQHRLSQAFGERSAAFLATAAPAAERELDQVIDGLTGRRGAMRERAFEAARDIAERVIKAWLVDCEPAAEALYTQAAQRFTDLANGLLARLAASDEALAGLPRTVSPDLGFRTARRFFQSHLMRYSARPIEQWLRDALRSPAAARRALAEEARGYLGRLLAANAARVANDFDDRVVESRRRLEAEIRGYLQQVSTSAERALQRARARQAEGEHAVRAEVARLDALRQQAEPLVGGGPPAPARDAAAAVAAASDGG
- a CDS encoding MFS transporter, translating into MGLTSLLSDAGHEMATAVLPAFLATLGVSAAALGAIEGVSDAVASFAKLGSGWWSDRIGHRKAITVGGYALTGAAKALFALAAGWPLVLVGRVLAWFGRGVRGSLRDAMLVESVAPADVGKAFGFHRAGDTIGAVVGPLLGVVAIGLLHGRFTDAAMPFRVVFLLTLIPGLGSALAFAVMVRERRRAPNHNLGFWSSLRALPIGFRRFLVGVFVFGLADFAPTLLILRATDILGETHGMAHAAQVAALLYALRNALYAAAAFPVGVLGDRVGRRALLAAGYLLAALTFVGFMRDSSDLAYLSLLFAAAGVFMAVEDALEGAIAAELLPAEIRGLGYGVLGSVNGVGDLFSSIIVGALWAHVSVAAGLLYAAVLSIAGAILILRVR
- the eno gene encoding phosphopyruvate hydratase codes for the protein MAALAIEGLQAWEILDSRGHPTIEVEAILAGGARGRAAVPSGASTGRLEAVELRDGDPGRFAGKGVQRAVRNVVEVIAPALRGRDASLQSDLDRHLCDLDGTPNKGRLGANAILGVSMAAARAAAAALGRPLYQHLGGAEATLLPVPMLNVINGGRHAVNGLDFQELMIVPHGAPSFAEAMRMAAETYQALRAILLRRQLGVAVGDEGGFAPACRSHEEALTILVEAIEAARYRPGEDIAIAVDAAASEFCESERYVLERTGGAAEDAAAMVQRYRELADAFPIILLEDGLGEDDWAGWQVLTAELGGRLQLVGDDIFVTNPAIIRRGIAERVANSVLIKLNQIGTVTETFEAVATARAAGYRQLVSHRSGETEDAFLADFAVACGAGQIKTGAPCRSERTAKYNRLMRIEAELGARARFAGAGRRAG
- a CDS encoding arsenate reductase ArsC codes for the protein MTTVIFACVHSAGRSQMAAAFFNALADPARARAVAAGTAPGDRVHPEVVATMREIGIDLSAARPRRLTDALAADAQLLITMGCGEACPLVPGLRRDDWALADPKGRSADEVRAIRDDIRARVSRLVAEQGWQRATA